Proteins encoded by one window of Serratia nevei:
- a CDS encoding penicillin-binding transpeptidase domain-containing protein has translation MAPSTKKSGKTYSTVRFGWICAGMLVCFFLLAFRVGYLQLLEHQQLADQADQRSIRTQVVPTNRAMITDRNDEALAVSVSSKDIVLDPKHILDTQTDTGNERWQSMANVLKIPLADVQHLIQSNAHKRFVYLARKVEDDNAAYISKLHLTGVSTEQDFSRFYPMGQDAAGLIGIVGQDNQGLEGIELGFNPLLQGKNGLRVYQKDGSGAVIGVLKSVDPVPPPNVTLSIDKFIQYVLYAQIRDGVVANQADSGCAVLVKIDTGEILGMASYPSFNPNNYGSTPAKDIRNVCSSDSFEPGSTVKPVVVMVGLEHKLIRPDTVLDTTPYRVNGHLIKDVGHWSKLTITGVLQKSSDIAVSHIALALPATVLPAVYRSFGLGRPTELGIGNESSGYLPQHRERWADIERATFSFGYGLRVTPLQMAREYAAIGSFGIYRPLSITKVTPPVMGQRILPADTVRSVVHMMESDALPGGSGVSAAVPGYRLAIKTGTAEKMGPSGKYDGGYINYTAGVAPASDPQVALVVMVNNPKAGKHFGGSVAGPVFGKIMAQVLEHMNILPDAQPLNVVSSVKG, from the coding sequence GTGGCGCCATCGACCAAAAAAAGCGGTAAAACCTATTCCACAGTTCGTTTCGGCTGGATTTGCGCCGGCATGCTGGTCTGTTTTTTTCTGTTGGCGTTCAGGGTCGGCTATCTGCAGCTGCTGGAGCACCAGCAGTTGGCGGATCAAGCTGACCAGCGCTCTATCCGCACCCAGGTGGTGCCGACCAACCGCGCCATGATCACCGATCGCAACGATGAGGCGCTGGCGGTCAGCGTATCGTCCAAAGACATCGTGCTGGATCCGAAACACATTCTCGATACCCAGACCGACACCGGCAACGAGCGCTGGCAGAGCATGGCCAACGTGCTGAAGATCCCGCTGGCGGACGTGCAGCATCTGATCCAGAGCAACGCGCACAAGCGTTTCGTCTATCTGGCGCGCAAGGTGGAGGACGACAACGCCGCCTACATCAGCAAACTGCATCTGACCGGCGTCAGCACCGAGCAGGATTTCAGCCGCTTTTATCCGATGGGTCAGGACGCCGCCGGGCTGATCGGCATCGTCGGCCAGGACAATCAGGGGCTGGAGGGCATCGAGCTGGGCTTCAACCCGCTGTTGCAGGGCAAAAACGGCCTGCGGGTCTATCAGAAGGACGGCAGCGGCGCGGTGATCGGCGTGCTAAAAAGCGTGGATCCGGTGCCGCCGCCGAACGTGACGCTCAGCATCGACAAATTTATCCAGTATGTGCTCTATGCGCAGATCCGCGACGGCGTGGTGGCCAACCAGGCCGACTCCGGCTGTGCGGTGCTGGTCAAGATCGACACCGGCGAAATCCTCGGCATGGCCAGCTACCCGTCGTTCAACCCGAACAACTATGGCAGCACCCCGGCGAAAGACATTCGCAACGTGTGCAGCAGCGACAGCTTCGAACCGGGCTCGACGGTGAAACCGGTGGTGGTGATGGTGGGGCTGGAGCATAAGCTGATCCGGCCGGATACGGTGCTGGACACCACGCCGTATCGGGTGAACGGTCACCTGATCAAAGACGTCGGCCACTGGTCGAAGTTGACCATCACCGGCGTGCTGCAAAAATCGAGCGACATCGCGGTATCGCACATTGCGCTGGCGCTGCCGGCCACGGTGCTGCCTGCGGTCTATCGCAGCTTTGGCCTGGGGCGGCCGACCGAGCTTGGCATCGGCAACGAGAGCAGCGGCTATCTGCCGCAGCATCGTGAACGCTGGGCCGATATCGAGCGCGCTACCTTCTCTTTCGGCTATGGGCTGCGCGTGACGCCGCTGCAGATGGCGCGCGAGTACGCCGCTATCGGTTCCTTCGGCATTTATCGGCCGCTGTCGATCACCAAGGTGACGCCGCCGGTGATGGGGCAGCGTATTCTGCCGGCGGATACGGTACGATCCGTGGTGCATATGATGGAGAGCGACGCCTTGCCGGGCGGCAGCGGGGTGAGCGCCGCGGTGCCGGGCTACCGGCTGGCGATCAAAACCGGTACCGCCGAGAAAATGGGCCCGAGCGGCAAATACGACGGCGGCTACATCAACTACACCGCCGGCGTGGCGCCGGCCAGCGATCCGCAGGTGGCGCTGGTGGTGATGGTCAA